The genomic region atcaaaataaaagtggccagagaagccccaaaaagaaagagagagacagGCCAAATAAgcctaaaaaggaaaataaaaaatgagagaaaagatagaagggacaatgttactatcctcttaccacacttgtgcttcagagtagcaccacgttcttcatataaagagtctcttgagttatcactttcatgtaatggtgggaattttcattttagaacttggcttgtatattccaacgatgggcttcctcaagttccctaggtcttcatgagcaagcaagttggatgcacacccacttagtttcagtttgagctttcatacacttatagctctagtgcatctattgcatggcaatccctactcctcgcattgacatcaattgatgggcatctccatagcccattgattagtcgcgtcgatgtgagactttctccctttttgtcttctccacacaacctccatcataatattatattccacctatagtgttatatccatggctcacgctcatgtattgcgtgaaagttgaaaaggtttgagaacatcaaaagtatgaaacaattgcttggcttgtcatcgggattgtgcatgatttgactattttgtgtgatgaagatggagcatagccataccatatgattttgtagggataactttctttggccatgttattttgtaaagacatgattgctttattagtatgcatgAAGTACTATTgtattaatgtcaaatgatagactattgctttgaatcactcgtgtcttaatattcatgccatgattagattacatgattaagattatgctagggagcattccacatcaaaaattatctttttatcatttacctactcgaggacgagcaggaattaagcttggggatgttgatacttctccgtcatatctataattttttattgttccatgccaatattctacaacttttacatacttctGACAAGTTTTTATACTactttgggactaacatattgatccagtgcccagtgccagttcctgtttgttgcatgttttttgttcgcagaaaatccatatcaaacagagtccaaacgggataaaaactgcggagattttttttgaatatatgtgaattttgggaagtgggaatcaacgcgagacgatgtccaaggggcccacgagggtgaggagcgtgccctagggggtagggcgcgccctaggccctcgtggccactccataaggcggttggtgcccttcttttttggcaagaaagccaatatctggataaaaattgtgtcaaaatttcagcccaatcgaagttactgatctccgggaatttaacaaacggtgaaagggcagaatcagggagcacagaaacagaaggaaacagagagagatccaatctcggaggggctctcgcccctccgccgccatggaggccaaggaccagagaggaaacccttctcccatctagggggaaggtcaagtaagaagaagaagaagaagaagaagaagaagaagaagaagaagaagaagaagaagaagaagaagaagaacaagaagaagaagaagggggctctctccccctctgtcccggtggcaccggaacaccgccggggccttCATCGCGACAACGaactacaccaacaacttcaccaccgtcatcaccaactcttcccccctctatgcagcggtgtaacccctcttttacccactgtaatctgtacttaaacatggtgctcagcactatatattatttcccaatgatgtatggctatcctatgatgtttgagtagatccgttttgtcctatgggttaattgatgatcgtgattggtttgagttgcatgttttattattggtgttgtcctatggtgctctccgtgtcacgcaagcgtgagggatccccgttgtagggtttgcaatatgttcatgatttgcttatggtgggtggcgtgagtgacagaagcacagacccgagtaagtaggttgtttgcgtatgggagtaaataggacttgatgccttataatgctatggttgggttttaccttaatgatctttagtagttgcggatgcttgctagagttccaatcataagtgcatatgatccaagaaaataaagtgtgttagcttatgcctttccctcaaataaaattacaataatgattatcggtctagttatcgattgtctagggacaaataacttgctcgtgacaaaaagctctctactgaaactaacttagttgtgtctttatctaaacagcccctagtcttttatttacatgctctttattatcttgcaaacctagcctacaacacctacaaagtacttctagtttcatacttgttctaggtaaggcaaacgttaagcgtgcgtagagttgtaccgttggtcgatagaacttgagggaatatttgttctacctttagctcctcgttgggttcgacactcttacttatcgaaagaggctacaattgatcccctatacttgtgggttatcaagacgttgtagccatataggtcagtacattgaatgtactggcaaattcacaccatagaataataatgagaatatctatctctatatgcatatttggctggtggaggctctaagtttagtttttgcataaagctaatttttccctacaacaaagtaataaattttatttattactaagtcaagttacccatattgagaaggtaaccccaactcaattcccaaaagtcaccaaatcattaataacccaatacattaatttaagtaacatgatgagatcaaccaataattcaaataccatatactcaaaatgtccataactggggacacggctaatcatgattagtttgtacactctgcaaaggtttgcgcacttttccccacaagactagatctcctccgttgaatttctcgcactgcatgatgtttgagaaacggataaccgagACGCAGTCTTTCTGAGGAGATCCCCTTAACTGATATATAGGCTGGTatacctacaatcccctacatctactagcctatcatggaaaggtttctcacaacttacttaactatgctagagcccataatggcttgtggctgcacatggaagtttctagcatgaataatcttatgatccctttgagcctgggtggcattccattgggtgatcacacaggtactccgggatccccttgggcaagcactgggttctccaggtgcccgggcaagccactgggttctccagggtgcccccaaccattccacccagatgtgtgttaatgttTTTTTGACCATGAAGACTGCAAGGCTTACACCCCACAGCGTTTTATTAAAAAAGAGAAGGGCATAAGTACAAAGTTCCTCAAGAtgaggaaaagaaaacagaagaaagtGAATTAAAGAAAACTATACAAAAGGGAAAAGGGGGCTATACCTAAAGGAGTACAAAACTGAAAAACAAGAGTCCTCCTCAAGGAGGTAGGAAATCAATCCATCTAAGCAGGCATCCCTATATCTTTTTTTGATCCTGTGGGAGAACAGAGTAATATCATGAATGAAACCATTTATCCACGCCCTGAAAGAAGGCCTGATATGCCTGAATGCCCTGTCATTCCTGACTTTCCAAACATTCCAGCAAGCAAGAAAGACCACTTCCGCAAAGAAAGGTTTATTGAAATCCTTCCTGGCATGCATAGCAATTTCAACCATGTCATGAGAGTCCTTCCAAACAATCTGCAGATAGTCCCACACACATACACTGAAATTGCATTGGAAAAAGAGAtggtttctgtcctccagtgtcccAGTTGGACAAAGCACACATTCTGGCCCATCATTAATCTTCCAATGTCTTCGATGGATCATATCTTTGGTGTTAACCCTGTCCATTATGACCAGGCAGGCAAACATTTTGATCGACATGGTACATCAGCTCTTCTAGACCCACCTCAAAATGGGATTTGCCATAACCATCTGATACACAAAGTCATAAAACTTTTTAGCAGAATAGTCTGCCTTCTTACCATGTCTCCATACCCAAGCATCAGGGCAATCGTTGTCCAAATGACAAGATTCCATCAATGAAGAAAGTTGGTGGAATTCTTGGAAAGCTAGCTCAGACAGAGGTAAATAAAACAGCTCTTGAAAGTTGTCAGTTTGAAAAACTTCCATGACAAAAAGATTTTTGTGGAGGCAAAAGGAAAAGAGCCTGGGAAATCTTTCCTGAAGAGGGGTGCCATTATTTCCAATCTGCCAATGATCTGACCAAAACAGCATAGTGTCTCCTCTGTGAACAGTGACAGAGGTAACAGCCCTAAACTTATCCATTAACTTGCAGACATCTCTCCACCATAATGAACCACAAAGTGTTGTATCATGGGGAACTCCTTGGAAATAATAAGAGTCCCAAACCAGGCGAACCCATGGCACATCCACCTTGTTATAGAATTTGTTGAGATGCatgtgtgttaatgttgccaccttaagtttcccttagttattatctctcgcaacttgcatgattctcacatactaatccacgtctacgagcatggctaagcaataagagTATAACGTATAATCCCAGGATGATAAAAGGTAATAGgctcctacctcatcaactacttagcataaccacatgttcccaatcctactcatgcaatctttgagggtttgAAACTAATAcataaaactgggtataaaagagtatgatcaaagtgtgaacttgccttgtactgttgatgaagattctcCGCACTCATAATTCATGAtaattctactcgtcacactccattcaatctatcgtaagcaggcaagtataaccacacataagcaatcactcaaagatccaaAAGAACGCAGAAAATATTTCGCAAAACTTCAAAAACCATCAAATAAAACTTCTAGACAAAAACATATTTTTAACAGTAGCAAAATTATGTGATTTTGATCTTAACAGaaagtactgaaggaaatatgccctagaggcaataataaagttattatttatttccttatttcatgataaatgtttattattcatgctagaatcttatatttactaattgaaaGCACCATCCGAGCCGCCACGTTAATTCTGAAAACTAAACAAAAGTGTCCAATGGATCTCCTATTAATTGTATCTACAGCCATAGGATGGTCATGAGAAGTCCTCATGATTTGTCCCACCTGCTATTCTTATACCAGACTAATCTACATGCTGGAAAAAAACACAGGACTCCTACCCCCGTACCTCATCCCCAGTCAATGGGTCGTCATCCCAATCTTCCTCCTCCCTGGACCACGCTAGAAAAAATCACAGGAATCCTCCCTCGGCACCTCATCTCCAGTCAATGGGTCGGCCTCCCTGATCTTCCTCCTCTCGGAACGCAGGGTAAGAAAATTTGCCTTTCTTGGCTGCTAATCAATTCCTTGGGTTCAGCCCTTCATCTTTCTCACGTACTCAGGCTTTAATCTCCCTCATTGTTGTGACCACAATATTGCATAAGTGGTGATTCAAGTGGCACAATTTACACAGCAAGGCAAGATTTAATTCATGTTTTTTCCTAATATGCGCAGAACAATTCCATCAATGGTTGATTTGTGACGTGCGATTAAGCATGGAGGTCTGGGCGCTCCTCCTATTCCCAAGGAGGAGCCGTGTCGGTGCTCTTGCCGCCGGTAGCACCGCTTTCCTATCCTTCTTCCGAAGGGAGATATACTGCCTACCTCCTGCTATTCTATCCAATATCTGCTAGGTATCTCACTAATTTTGAGATTACCTAATTGCCTTAGTCTACAGCCACAAAAAACTCATTTTTCTGATCACTGTAGATTCCATTACTATCATTCCAAACATCTGATCTGTGTTTTCTGAATGTTATATTCAATTAATTGGCATAGCAAGCCTACTTCAGGTCATGACGTTCTACTATTTTTTGTGACACGGTTAATTTTTTCATGCATCCCTGTAGGAGTTGACTACATGGTGTCATGCTCTGAAGTTTGCTGCATCCCTGTAGGATTTTCCACTGCGACTCCACGAGTAAATCTGAACCACAACTTTGCCTCTCTCGGTTTGCTTTCCCATCAAGATAGAAATCTaacaccccgcaaaaaaaaatctaACGTATTCTTTCATCTGACTCTGCCTATGAAATCTCTGTCCTGTATGCTATGTTTTTCTAATTTACATCCTATATGGACAACATCCTGAGAGTCAAAGATAGATCACGGAAAGCAGCCACATCATCATTGGCTGTGTAGTGTACGTCCGATTCAGAACCGTGTCGAATTGCATATCGGTAGTCAGCACATAGGGAAGCCCATAAAAGTTGACTTTTTTTATTCGGGTACTTCTGTAGGCAGACATACGGTGGATGCATGAGCGAGTCGCTAAGGTACATACAACAATACCATCCATCCATATGCACACAATCATTTTTTAGAGAAGCACGTACAACCTCTTTTGCCTTAATTGGTAGCCATGTTTCTAATCCTATGCTTGCAGAAGTTTGATAGTTCTCTTCCTCCCTACTTCTAATATTTAAATCCCTGTATGTCTCTTTTTTTGTCCATAAAAAGGTAGAACCTGTTGTCCATAATGGTTCGCAGTTGGTCAGTATGGTTCTTTTAACAAGAATTTTGTGTATATATAAGTTTACAATGGAACAAAACAATATATGGAGCATAGAAATATTACCTGAAGCTTTTGGTTGTGATATTTGAGCTAGAGTTTAGATTAGTGATCTTGGACATTGATTATGTGTTTGCAATTTCGCCTTGGGACCTTAATAAATTAGAAGTATTTTTGTCTCATGATTTGCATTTCGTGTCTATTTTCTCTACAAAATCTAGAACTCCAGTTCCGATCATGATATTTGCATGTCGTTATTTGTAACTTCACACAAGTTAATCTCACAAAGAATCATAAGTTTTAGAGATTTTGGAGAGAAGTTTACGAAGTAAGATGAGCAGGCATGTGACTTCATGTACCTTATTAAAGCATCCATGATAATGATTAGCCCTTTCTGACAAAAATATAAAATTAACTCCCATGTTTCTGCAGGCCCATTAAAAGGAAAACTTATCAATGTTTTTACTATTTCTCAGTCTCATGAGTCCCTAAATTGAGTTTCTGCTCAACGTGGTCTACATCTTTTGAGGATACGGATCGTAATCCATCAGATGCAGGTACAGTATTTTGATGTACTTATAGGAGATTCTTAATAAGTTATTTGATTCCGTCAATTGTGTTACATATATTAGCAGTTAAGTATCTATGTAATGTCATGCGTCCACTTGATTTAATTTTTGTGTTGAAATGCTTTTTTTCTGAATTGAGAAATAATCAATTTCGGCCATTAATTTGCAAATCCTAAATACGTGAACGACTCTGAAGTTTCTATTTTTAATGAGATTTGATGCAGTGTTTTACATTATGATTACAATGTTGGTTGCATGATGATGGTATAGCCTTTTCTATTTCATTGCACCTGTTCAAGCCTAGATGGGAGACCTTGGTCCTTCTTTTACTATGGAAAGAAAGAGATAATCACTCCTTACAATCAGGGATGAAATTTTATCCCGTGAAGAAGGGGCTAGAACACAAGGGCTTTCTGAACTCCAAATTGATGTTGTGGTGATAAGGCAATTCCTCAGTTTGCTTTCATGGAGCACACATAACTAGATTTGATACTTCTATTTCTACTCAATGCCTCGGCTGGCATAGTGGCATAGTTATAATTCCTTTTGCGGATGTACTACTGTAGATAGTTGCTTCACTTTTAGGATTTTAGTGTTGGTTAAAGTAACATTGATGCCACTTTCTGGTGTTGATTATAGTTGCATGGATGGTGTAATGTAGAATGAGGATGAATTGCAGCTACATAAGTAAACTTTGATCCATTCATTTCATTCGGCACCTTATTTCTTTACTATGGCACTTGATAATCACTTGTGCTTTGCAAACAGATATAAATATTCAGTACTATAGCCCATAATTTATCTATAAATGCTTATCTAATCCTGCCCGTGATTTACATACCTAAATAAGTTTTAGGATTTTATATGATAATCACTTATTTTACTTATTTTATTGTAGCACAGTTCCGACGGTTCGCAAGTATGACCGGTGATAAACAATCTGAGATATCAGGGGGAAAATATCCAAACTGAGAGACGAAGGGGGTACAATaggtaaggttggatgaagcaCGCTCCCTGATAGGAGAATGAATTCGACTTTTTTTCCAAGTACCAGAAATTTGTATATAAGAAtaaatatgacctaaacaacacaATGCTGACTTTTAATTTATGTCAATCCTTTTAATTTATGATTAACATTTGCCCGCAAAAAAATATGATTAACATAAATATTATGAATCAAAAAAAAATAGATTAGTTCTAGCCCGTGCACGTACACGGGTTGTTGactagttgtattaaccggaaacataatacttgtgtgaatacatagacaaactaaacatcactagtatgcctctacttgactagctcgttgatcgaagatggttatgttttctaaccatagacatgtgttgtcatttgattaacgggatcacatcattagaagaatgatgtgactgacatgacccattccattagcttagcacccgatcgtttagtatgttgctattgctttcttcatgacttatacatgttcctatgactatgagattatgcaactcccgtttgccggaggaacactttgtgtgctaccaaacatcacaacgtaactgggtgattataaaggagctctacaggtgtctccaaaggtaaatgttgggttggcgtatttcgagattaggatttgtcactccgattgtcggagaggtatctctaggccctctcggtaatgcacatcacataagccttgcaagcattgcaactaatgagttagttgcgagatgatgtattatgaaacgagtaaagagacttgctggtaacgagattgaactaggtattgagataccgacgatcgaatctcgggcaagtaacataccgatgacaaagggaacaacgtatgttgttatgtggtctgaccgataaagatcttcgtagaatatgtgggagccaatatgagcatccaggttccgctattggttattgatcggagacgtgtctcggtcatgtctacattgttctcgaacccgtagggtccgcacgcttaaggtttcgatgacagtttcattatgagtttatatattttgatgtaccgaagttagttcggagtcccggatgtgatcacggacatgacgaggagtctcgaaatggtcgagacataaagattgatatattggaagcctatgtttggacatcggaagtgttccgggtgaaatcggcattttaccggagtaccgggaggttacggaaACCCctggtaacctaatgggccttaatgagcctagtggaggaagaggagaggaggcctaggggctgccgcgccccccccccccagtccgaattggacaaggaggggggcggcgccccccccccctttcctttcttccctctcctccttcccccaagtcctaatccaactagggaaagggaggggagtcctactcccggtaggagtaggactcctcctgcgcgcctcctcctagggccggccgaaccctccttggctcctttatatacaggggcagggggcacccctagacacacaagttgatatctaagatcgttctcttagccgtgtgcggtgcccccttccaccatagtcctcgataatattgtagtggtgcttaggcaaagccctgcgacagtagaacattaagatcgtcagcacgccgtcgtgctgacggaactcttccccgacactttgctggatcggagtccggggatcatcatcgagttgaacgtgtgctagaactcggaggtgccgtagtttcggtacttgattggtcgggccatgaagacgtacgactacatcaaccgtgtttttataacgcttccgctgtcggtctacaagggtacgtagatcacactctcccctctcgttgctatgcatcaccatgatcttgcatgtgcgttggaaaattttgaaattactacgttccccaacagtggcatcctagcctaggttttatgcgttgatgttatatgcacgagtagaacacaagtgagttgtgggcgatataagtcatactgcttaccagcatgtcatactttggttcggcggtattgttggatgaagcggcccggaccgacattacgcgtacgcttacgcgagactggttctatcgacgtgctttgcatacaggtggctggcgggtgtcagtttctccaactttagttgaaccaagtgtggctacgcccggtccttgcgaaggttaaaacagcaccaacttgacaaactatcgttgtggttttgatgcataggtaagaacggttcttgctaagcccgtagcagccacgtaaaacttgcaacaacaaagtagaggacgtctaacttgtttttgcagggcatgttgtgatgtgatatggtcaagatgtgatgagatataagttgctgtataagatgatcatgttttgttgaagttatcggcaactggcagaagccttatggttatctctttattgcataagatgcaagcgccaaataattgctttactttatcgctatgcgatagcaatagttgcaagagcagtagttggcgagacgaccatgtgacgacacattgatatagatcaagatgatggagatcatgatgtcatgccggtgacgatggaaatcatgatgatactttggagatggagatcaaaggcacaagatgatgatggccatatcatgtcacatattttgatcgcatgtgatgtttatcttttatacatcttattttgctttgtttgatggtagcattttaagatgatctctcactaattatcaagaagtgttctccctgagtatgcaccgttgcgaaagttcttcgtgctgagacaccacgtgatgatcgggtgtgataggctctatgttcaaatacaacgggtgcaaaatagttgcacacgcagaatactcaggttatacttgatgagccaagcatatacagatatggcctcggaacacggagaccgaaaggtcgagcgtgaatcatatagtagatatgatcaacatagtgatgttcaccattgaaactactccatctcacgtgatgatcggacatggtttagttgatttggatcacgtgatcacttagaggattagagggatgtcttattgatatgttcctagatcaatagcaaagatgcggattggatctgtgatctgaggtttatcctcattgctgcacagaagaattatgtccttgattgtagcgacccgacctcagacggtcaagtctctgtgtatctatgccatccctggatcggtatgctggcacacacagtacatcaatgtatatatcaaagtgcaatcacatgtataaataacgtaaaactgatatatatacctcataagtctcagcggaaacaaataatcgggtgtggagtcccatcaacgccatcggcaggttgagtgtagaccgtaaccctgtaccgtactcttactcgtcggaaagaacatatctgcaacatgagatgttgcagccgtgtaggtcagtacattgaatgtaccggcaagatcacaatatgaggaaagcagatgataaaactattctatatgcaatatggctttgtggctgtgtgtctgatgtttttgcgtaaaaactggttttattttccctactacaaaggaatatcaggagtctgtactacggagtgttctatcatgacatggttccgccaaccgatgtctcatagcccaaatcatcataagttgcccacaattaagttatcaatccggtgttgagagttccgagatagatccaagtccagaggctcaaattgtccgtaactggggacacggctaatcgattaggttttaaccctctgcagaggtttgtacactttacccgcaagattcgatccctctctttacattctcgcacttcagggtgtttgagaacaagatgaccgaaacatggtcttccgaagagttgctctgaccactgtccggtgctcatccaatcctaccgtagttctacatctgctagctccgtcccagccagagtcacaactaaggtcaaccaagccagagcccatagtgaattgcggttgcacaggtaagcttccgggcatgaagtattcttccgtctctttgagtctgggtgaagcttttcgcaagatgtcatggcgcttctccatgcatcccggccaaccactggtttctccagggtgcccgtcaaccgtccttcacccagtagtgtgtattgaattcttgtctcgagtctcgaaatcttgaggagtcctgaagatgcagtccttgcagatgccatcatgaagttgtcgtctTTGACGTAAAGTCCTTCATTCTCACACCACTCctgagcactcataccaaaccccgtctactacagcgtagcattaaaactatatacgtcccgggcttggtaacagggaggtgggtccctacctcatgcattctactcaactacaagaatcaatatcactactggagaagTTGTTGCaaggatgacactaaatgcaataaaaatataggtatgaaaaacatggtcaaagtgaacttgcctggtaggttgatgaagataacaacgctctcGA from Triticum aestivum cultivar Chinese Spring chromosome 4A, IWGSC CS RefSeq v2.1, whole genome shotgun sequence harbors:
- the LOC123086667 gene encoding uncharacterized protein, with the protein product MGRHPNLPPPWTTLEKITGILPRHLISSQWVGLPDLPPLGTQEQFHQWLICDVRLSMEVWALLLFPRRSRVGALAAGVDYMVSCSEVCCIPVGFSTATPRAH